A single region of the Palaemon carinicauda isolate YSFRI2023 chromosome 17, ASM3689809v2, whole genome shotgun sequence genome encodes:
- the LOC137656605 gene encoding uncharacterized protein gives MRIVLGCLQHNGLIVRHCRHSCLPLHLHQGQAKRPEVGSPSRSAFCNTKNDLSTAATLTFPVVHSPVLLSTDASDVAIGAVLEQVVNGSPCPLAFFSRKLSKAESGYYTFDPSSRPQSLRRCSPLPTLKGHLYLFTVIDRSTGWPEVIPMELATSASCTSALLSGWIAKFGIPEHVTSDRGTTFTSQLWTPLANLMDITLHQTTAYNPAANGMVESFHCTLKVALMSRCKDSNLFTQLPWVLQGLKTNLKEARDLSAAEMVYGDPLVVPSEFFPFCNVLR, from the exons atgcgTATCGTGCTCGGCTGCCTGCAACataacggccttatagtccg tcattgccgccactcctgcTTGCCTCTACatctccatcaagggcaagccaaaagacctgaagtggggtccccttcaagaagcgccttctgcaatacaaagaatgaCCTATCAACTGCTGCAACTCTCACTTTCCCCGTCGTACATTCCCctgtccttctctccaccgatgccagtgacgttgctattggtgcagtactcgaacaggtggtcaacggctcgccttgCCCAttagcattcttcagcagaaaactgtccaaggcagaatctggttattataccttcgatc CGTCGTCTCGCCCACAGTCACTACGACGTTGTAGCCCCCTACCTACATTAAAAGGACATctctacctgtttaccgtcatagaccgctccactggttggcctgaagtcattcccatggaactAGCAACGTcagcttcatgtacatctgccttactctcaggatggatagcaaaatTTGGCATCCCTGAAcatgttacttctgacaggggtaccactttcacttctcaattgtggacgccATTAGCGAATCTaatggacatcaccctacatcagacaactgcctataatcctgctgccaatggaatggttgaaagtttccattgcaccctcaaagtagctttgatgtcccgctgcaaggactcaaacttgtttactcagcttccctgggtccttcagGGACTAAAGACCAATCTTAAAGAGGCCCGGGATttatcggcagctgaaatggtgtatggcgacccgttggtcgtcccgtcCGAGTTTTTTCCCTTCTGCAACGtactccgatga